A stretch of Lactuca sativa cultivar Salinas chromosome 6, Lsat_Salinas_v11, whole genome shotgun sequence DNA encodes these proteins:
- the LOC111887459 gene encoding eukaryotic translation initiation factor 3 subunit H, whose protein sequence is MAAAPSRSFLQVAATEEAVAPPLRVVQIEGLVVLKIIKHCTEFSPSLVTGQLLGLDVGSVLEVTNCFPFPMREEDEEIEADGANYQLEMMRCLREVNVDNNTVGWYQSTLLGSFQTVELIETFMNYQENIRRCVCIIYDPSKSNQGVLALKALKLSDSFMELYRNNEFNGEKLREKNLTWVDIFEEIPIKVSNSALVSAFMTELEPDSPVTQCDYDRLQLSTNPFMERNMEFLIECMDDLSMEQQKFQFYYRNLSRQQAQQQTWLQKRRSENMARKAAGEEALPEEDPSNPIFKPLPEPSRLDSFLITNQVSNYCNQINSVAGQSFSRLYLMKALHE, encoded by the exons ATGGCAGCAGCTCCATCTCGTTCCTTCTTGCAAGTAGCAGCCACCGAGGAGGCAGTTGCTCCGCCTCTAAGAGTTGTCCAGATCGAAGGACTG GTTGTATTGAAGATCATCAAACACTGCACAGAGTTTTCACCTTCTCTTGTGACTGGTCAACTTCTTGGCTTAGATGTTGGCAGTGTTCTTGAAGTAACCAACTGCTTCCCCTTTCCA atGAGGGAGGAAGATGAGGAGATTGAAGCAGATGGTGCTAACTATCAACTTGAGATGATGAGATGCCTGAGGGAAGTCAATGTTGACAATAACACTGTAGGCTG GTACCAATCAACTTTATTAGGCTCTTTCCAGACTGTGGAACTAATTGAGACCTTCATGAATTATCAG GAGAATATCAGACGATGTGTGTGCATTATTTATGATCCTTCTAAATCCAACCAAGGTGTCCTGGCTTTGAAGGCCTTGAAGCTTTCTGATTCTTTCATGGAGCTTTATCGCAACAATGAATTCAATGGAGAAAA gTTGCGGGAGAAGAATCTCACATGGGTGGATATCTTTGAGGAGATACCC ATCAAGGTTTCAAATTCAGCCCTTGTGAGTGCATTCATGACTGAACTGGAACCAGATTCACCTGTTACTCag TGTGATTATGATAGACTACAATTGTCAACAAATCCGTTTATGGAAAGGAACATGGAGTTTTTGATTGAATGCATGGATGATCTCTCAATGGAACAACAAAAG TTCCAATTTTACTATCGGAATTTGTCACGTCAGCAAGCCCAACAGCAAACATGGCTTCAAAAGAGAAG GTCTGAAAATATGGCTAGAAAAGCTGCGGGAGAGGAGGCGTTGCCAGAGGAGGACCCGTCGAACCCTATTTTTAAACCGCTTCCCGAGCCATCAAGATTGGATAGCTTTTTGATAACAAATCAAGTTTCCAATTACTGCAATCAAATCAATag CGTTGCAGGGCAGAGTTTCAGCAGATTATATTTGATGAAGGCGTTACATGAGTGA